A part of Canis lupus familiaris isolate Mischka breed German Shepherd chromosome 4, alternate assembly UU_Cfam_GSD_1.0, whole genome shotgun sequence genomic DNA contains:
- the IFIT3 gene encoding interferon-induced protein with tetratricopeptide repeats 3 isoform X1, with amino-acid sequence MSEVNKNSLEKILPQLKCHFTWNLLKKDGVSPDLEDAVCHQIEFLNTEFKATMYNFLAYIKHLSGHNEAALQCLRQAEELIQQKHSDQAEIRNLVTWGNYAWVYYHLGRFADAQIYVDKVRQVCEKFSNPYSIECSELYCEEGWTRLKCGANHNERAKVCFEKALEEKPNNPEFASGLAIAMYCLDNKPQKPVSINILKQALELNHDNQYIKVLLALKLQRMNEEADGEQLVLEALKNAPCQTDVLRNAATFYQKKGDLDKAIELFLRASESLPNNGYLYHQIACCYRAKVKQIQNTGRCEASRNREKIEDLKKCAIDFVIKAIEKGVDPLYAYADITDLLETEPYYQVACSKELPSTERQQPHQHYPNFQGHQGKGKSEDTATQHDLEDFPTRAKSTEEGKTKYSPQNMAGNQLPQNAPNSWYLQGLKHKLNGELLQAAECYEKELGYLLRNSPTGIGSFFLLSSELEEGGEAVGEGPCNPILRAPEP; translated from the coding sequence TGAGGTCAACAAGAATTCTCTGGAGAAAATCCTTCCACAGCTGAAGTGCCATTTcacatggaacctacttaaaaaagatGGTGTCTCACCTGATCTAGAAGATGCAGTGTGTCACCAGATTGAATTCTTAAACACTGAGTTCAAAGCTACAATGTACAACTTTTTGGCCTACATAAAACACTTAAGTGGTCACAACGAGGCAGCCCTGCAGTGCCTAAGGCAGGCTGAGGAGCTGATCCAGCAGAAGCACTCTGATCAAGCAGAAATTAGGAATCTGGTCACCTGGGGTAACTATGCCTGGGTCTACTATCACCTGGGCAGATTTGCAGATGCTCAGATTTATGTGGACAAAGTGAGACAAGTATGTGAGAAGTTTTCAAATCCATATAGTATTGAGTGTTCTGAGCTCTACTGCGAAGAAGGGTGGACACGGCTAAAGTGTGGAGCAAATCACAATGAAAGGGCCAAAGTGTGTTTTGAGAAGGCTCTGGAAGAGAAGCCCAACAACCCAGAATTCGCTTCCGGACTGGCCATAGCAATGTACTGTCTGGATAATAAACCACAGAAGCCAGTCTCCATCAACATTCTGAAGCAGGCCCTTGAGCTGAATCATGACAATCAGTACATCAAAGTTCTCTTGGCCCTGAAATTACAGAGGATGAATGAAGAAGCTGACGGGGAGCAGCTGGTTCTGGAGGCCTTGAAGAACGCTCCTTGCCAAACAGATGTCCTTCGTAATGCAGCcacattttaccaaaaaaaaggtGACCTAGACAAAGCTATTGAATTGTTTCTAAGGGCATCGGAATCCCTTCCAAACAATGGTTACCTCTATCACCAGATTGCATGCTGCTATAGGGCAAAAGTCAAACAAATTCAGAATACAGGAAGATGTGAAGCTAGTAGGAACAGAGAAAAGATTGAAGATCTAAAGAAGTGTGCTATTGACTTTGTGATTAAAGCTATTGAGAAGGGAGTAGATCCTCTGTATGCATATGCTGATATCACTGATCTCCTGGAAACAGAACCATATTATCAGGTAGCTTGCAGTAAGGAGCTCCCCAGCACTGAGAGGCAACAACCCCACCAGCACTATCCCAATTTTCAGGGGCATCAGGGGAAGGGGAAGTCTGAAGACACCGCTACCCAACATGATTTGGAGGATTTCCCCACAAGAGCAAAAtcaacagaggaaggaaagacaaaatacTCACCACAGAACATGGCTGGAAATCAGCTTCCACAAAATGCACCGAATTCTTGGTATCTCCAAGGATTAAAACACAAGCTGAATGGAGAGCTACTGCAAGCAGCTGAGTGTTATGAGAAGGAGCTGGGCTATCTCTTAAGGAACAGCCCCACAGGCATAGGCAGCTTTTTCCTGCTGTCTTCTGAGCTTGAAGAAGGTGGTGAGGCAGTGGGTGAGGGCCCGTGCAATCCCATTCTCAGAGCTCCTGAGCCCTGA
- the IFIT3 gene encoding interferon-induced protein with tetratricopeptide repeats 3 isoform X2, protein MREVNKNSLEKILPQLKCHFTWNLLKKDGVSPDLEDAVCHQIEFLNTEFKATMYNFLAYIKHLSGHNEAALQCLRQAEELIQQKHSDQAEIRNLVTWGNYAWVYYHLGRFADAQIYVDKVRQVCEKFSNPYSIECSELYCEEGWTRLKCGANHNERAKVCFEKALEEKPNNPEFASGLAIAMYCLDNKPQKPVSINILKQALELNHDNQYIKVLLALKLQRMNEEADGEQLVLEALKNAPCQTDVLRNAATFYQKKGDLDKAIELFLRASESLPNNGYLYHQIACCYRAKVKQIQNTGRCEASRNREKIEDLKKCAIDFVIKAIEKGVDPLYAYADITDLLETEPYYQVACSKELPSTERQQPHQHYPNFQGHQGKGKSEDTATQHDLEDFPTRAKSTEEGKTKYSPQNMAGNQLPQNAPNSWYLQGLKHKLNGELLQAAECYEKELGYLLRNSPTGIGSFFLLSSELEEGGEAVGEGPCNPILRAPEP, encoded by the coding sequence TGAGGTCAACAAGAATTCTCTGGAGAAAATCCTTCCACAGCTGAAGTGCCATTTcacatggaacctacttaaaaaagatGGTGTCTCACCTGATCTAGAAGATGCAGTGTGTCACCAGATTGAATTCTTAAACACTGAGTTCAAAGCTACAATGTACAACTTTTTGGCCTACATAAAACACTTAAGTGGTCACAACGAGGCAGCCCTGCAGTGCCTAAGGCAGGCTGAGGAGCTGATCCAGCAGAAGCACTCTGATCAAGCAGAAATTAGGAATCTGGTCACCTGGGGTAACTATGCCTGGGTCTACTATCACCTGGGCAGATTTGCAGATGCTCAGATTTATGTGGACAAAGTGAGACAAGTATGTGAGAAGTTTTCAAATCCATATAGTATTGAGTGTTCTGAGCTCTACTGCGAAGAAGGGTGGACACGGCTAAAGTGTGGAGCAAATCACAATGAAAGGGCCAAAGTGTGTTTTGAGAAGGCTCTGGAAGAGAAGCCCAACAACCCAGAATTCGCTTCCGGACTGGCCATAGCAATGTACTGTCTGGATAATAAACCACAGAAGCCAGTCTCCATCAACATTCTGAAGCAGGCCCTTGAGCTGAATCATGACAATCAGTACATCAAAGTTCTCTTGGCCCTGAAATTACAGAGGATGAATGAAGAAGCTGACGGGGAGCAGCTGGTTCTGGAGGCCTTGAAGAACGCTCCTTGCCAAACAGATGTCCTTCGTAATGCAGCcacattttaccaaaaaaaaggtGACCTAGACAAAGCTATTGAATTGTTTCTAAGGGCATCGGAATCCCTTCCAAACAATGGTTACCTCTATCACCAGATTGCATGCTGCTATAGGGCAAAAGTCAAACAAATTCAGAATACAGGAAGATGTGAAGCTAGTAGGAACAGAGAAAAGATTGAAGATCTAAAGAAGTGTGCTATTGACTTTGTGATTAAAGCTATTGAGAAGGGAGTAGATCCTCTGTATGCATATGCTGATATCACTGATCTCCTGGAAACAGAACCATATTATCAGGTAGCTTGCAGTAAGGAGCTCCCCAGCACTGAGAGGCAACAACCCCACCAGCACTATCCCAATTTTCAGGGGCATCAGGGGAAGGGGAAGTCTGAAGACACCGCTACCCAACATGATTTGGAGGATTTCCCCACAAGAGCAAAAtcaacagaggaaggaaagacaaaatacTCACCACAGAACATGGCTGGAAATCAGCTTCCACAAAATGCACCGAATTCTTGGTATCTCCAAGGATTAAAACACAAGCTGAATGGAGAGCTACTGCAAGCAGCTGAGTGTTATGAGAAGGAGCTGGGCTATCTCTTAAGGAACAGCCCCACAGGCATAGGCAGCTTTTTCCTGCTGTCTTCTGAGCTTGAAGAAGGTGGTGAGGCAGTGGGTGAGGGCCCGTGCAATCCCATTCTCAGAGCTCCTGAGCCCTGA
- the LOC606817 gene encoding interferon-induced protein with tetratricopeptide repeats 1B yields MPDLENRIFFLFSKQPTGLCEISENQEALESLKEAEDLIQQEHDIQSDVRSLVTWGNYAWLYYHMGRLAEAQAYLDKVENTCMKFAAPSCYRMECPQMDGEEGWALLKCGRKNYERAKACFEKALAEDPENPEFSTGYAITMYRLDSLNMATETSEAFCLQPLKEAIRLNPEDVYIKVLLALKLQDLGQEADGEKYIEEALNNTSSQTYVFRYAGKFYRRKGCLDKALQLLKMAQQATPSSAFLHHQIGLCYKAFTIKIKRAANWQRRGQDRENVHRLVHLAIYEIEKALMLRPTFKFAYIELAGMYAEIGQYTKAEDTFQKVLYMKNIDNHLQQQIHYHYGHFQEQDKKSADKAVTHYLKAIQNPATNLHDGPGLNGSKHWPVTESLHYWEHPSEWCQVHRHW; encoded by the exons ATGCCTGATTTAGAAAACAggatatttttcctattttctaaacAACCTACTGGCCTATGTGAAATATCTGAAAACCAGGAAGCCCTGGAAAGCCTGAAGGAAGCCGAGGACCTAATCCAGCAGGAACATGACATCCAATCAGATGTGAGAAGTCTGGTCACATGGGGCAACTATGCCTGGCTGTATTACCACATGGGCAGACTGGCAGAGGCCCAGGCTTACCTGGACAAGGTGGAAAACACTTGCATGAAGTTTGCAGCTCCCTCCTGCTATAGGATGGAGTGTCCCCAGATGGACGGCGAGGAGGGCTGGGCCTTGCTGAAATGTGGAAGGAAGAACTATGAACGGGCCAAGGCCTGCTTTGAGAAGGCTCTGGCAGAGGACCCTGAAAACCCTGAATTCAGCACCGGGTATGCAATCACCATGTACCGCCTAGACAGCCTTAACATGGCTACAGAGACTAGTGAGGCATTCTGCCTGCAGCCCCTAAAAGAGGCCATCAGGCTAAATCCAGAAGATGTGTATATTAAGGTTCTCCTTGCCCTGAAACTTCAGGACCTGGGACAAGAAGCTGACGGAGAAAAGTACATTGAGGAAGCACTGAACAACACATCCTCCCAGACCTATGTCTTTCGATATGCTGGCAAGTTTTACCGTAGGAAAGGCTGTCTGGATAAAGCTCTTCAGCTCCTAAAAATGGCCCAACAGGCAACaccctcctctgccttcctgcaTCACCAGATAGGGCTTTGCTACAAGGCATTCACGATCAAAATAAAGAGAGCTGCAAACTGGCAGCGCAGAGGTCAGGATAGAGAAAATGTCCACAGACTGGTTCACTTGGCTATATATGAAATTGAAAAGGCTTTGATGTTAAGGCCCACATTTAAGTTTGCGTATATTGAACTGGCTGGCATGTATGCAGAAATAGGGCAATACACAAAGGCTGAGGACACTTTTCAGAAAGTGCTGTACATGAAGAACATTGACAATCATCTACAGCAACAGATTCATTACCATTATGGCCATTTCCAAGAACAGGACAAGAAATCTGCAGATAAAGCAGTCACCCATTACTTAAAAG CCATCCAGAATCCAGCCACCAACCTTCATGATGGGCCAGGACTGAATGGGTCCAAACACTGGCCAGTCACTGAGTCTTTACACTACTGGGAACACCCTTCAGAATGGTGCCAGGTCCACCGACATTGGTAA